The Armatimonadota bacterium genome contains a region encoding:
- a CDS encoding BMP family protein: protein MFTKWLSLLCLPILLLGCNGGASGSGSTDTPSTDKPAAPTSTLKPVEGEFKVALITPGEVSDAGWSAMAYQALKGVEAVTGAKVSNEVAGGTKIKDSMRSYAQEGYHLVFGHGFEYNEPGVELAKDFPNTVFVSSSGGKTASNAGAFRFYLEQGFYLAGIMAAEMSKSGRIATVGLVGIPSIDSTFKAFEAGAKSVKPEIKVVNIGLQNGTDVAAAKQATLSAIGEGADFVIHQANNAAKGVFDACEEKGVYAFGANSDQNDNSSAVIASAIINAKPAFIDLAERVKAGKYVGGVELFGLDKGAIDFIVNPALAGKVSPEAMAAVENARAEIKAGKLVVPKDEF, encoded by the coding sequence ATGTTTACGAAATGGCTCTCTCTTCTTTGTCTGCCGATCCTTCTTCTGGGTTGCAACGGCGGCGCTAGCGGCTCTGGCAGTACCGACACTCCAAGTACAGATAAACCCGCCGCTCCAACTTCCACTTTGAAACCGGTCGAAGGGGAGTTTAAGGTCGCGCTGATCACTCCTGGCGAAGTGAGCGATGCCGGATGGAGCGCGATGGCGTACCAAGCGCTCAAGGGAGTGGAAGCGGTAACCGGTGCAAAAGTGAGCAATGAAGTCGCCGGAGGAACCAAGATCAAGGATTCCATGCGATCGTACGCTCAGGAAGGATATCACCTGGTTTTCGGACACGGATTTGAGTACAACGAGCCTGGCGTCGAGCTTGCCAAGGACTTCCCCAACACAGTCTTCGTGAGCAGTTCTGGTGGCAAAACCGCTTCGAACGCAGGTGCGTTTCGGTTCTACCTAGAGCAGGGCTTCTACTTGGCTGGAATCATGGCGGCAGAAATGTCCAAATCGGGCAGAATCGCCACCGTTGGTTTGGTTGGAATCCCGAGCATCGACAGCACTTTCAAGGCTTTTGAAGCGGGTGCAAAATCCGTCAAGCCAGAGATCAAAGTTGTCAACATCGGATTGCAGAACGGCACCGATGTCGCCGCTGCTAAGCAGGCCACCCTCAGCGCGATTGGCGAAGGAGCCGACTTTGTGATTCACCAGGCGAACAATGCCGCAAAGGGCGTCTTTGATGCTTGCGAAGAAAAGGGCGTCTATGCCTTCGGTGCCAACTCGGACCAGAACGATAACAGCTCTGCGGTGATCGCTTCTGCGATCATCAATGCAAAACCCGCGTTCATCGACTTAGCAGAGCGCGTGAAGGCAGGGAAGTACGTTGGTGGCGTCGAGCTATTCGGTCTCGACAAGGGCGCGATTGACTTCATCGTCAACCCAGCGTTGGCTGGCAAAGTTTCGCCCGAAGCAATGGCCGCCGTAGAGAACGCGCGCGCTGAAATCAAAGCAGGCAAGTTGGTCGTTCCAAAGGACGAATTCTAA
- a CDS encoding prepilin-type N-terminal cleavage/methylation domain-containing protein has translation MKFNARRGFTLIELLVVIAIIAILAAILFPVFAQARKAAWKTVDISNFKQVGLSSMMYVDDNDDSYMMSNSGHNSRGWGFGPPDVVVGQVLLNYSKSYEVFRCPVDGTNKDNIIFADHAPNIPSTVAALTQVQKDYIRMVRSNMGYNYVFFSPWRQGVRVNYRNTSAVINGSEITNTAGTIMFANAIWDRNARSGAPIGGGNWVIEAPCGQDNSGAYLRPISQYAPGSGDGSLHHYPDGWADPTPTLNSNSWLVYGGMWPFHNQVKSSYNQPGLMDGVCVISFADGHVKPMQVKQTVAGCRPYGSLGGKVFDASVYLWDLD, from the coding sequence ATGAAATTTAATGCACGCCGTGGATTCACACTCATTGAGCTGCTAGTTGTCATCGCGATCATCGCAATTCTGGCAGCGATCTTGTTCCCTGTCTTCGCTCAGGCTCGAAAAGCCGCTTGGAAGACCGTCGACATTTCCAACTTCAAGCAAGTTGGCCTTTCCAGCATGATGTACGTCGACGATAACGACGATTCGTACATGATGTCGAACTCGGGACATAACTCCCGGGGATGGGGATTTGGTCCTCCGGACGTGGTCGTCGGTCAGGTCTTGCTCAATTACTCGAAGAGCTACGAAGTTTTCCGATGCCCGGTGGATGGTACGAACAAAGACAACATCATCTTTGCCGACCACGCGCCAAACATCCCGTCAACCGTTGCGGCTCTCACACAAGTCCAAAAGGACTACATTCGCATGGTTCGAAGCAACATGGGTTACAACTACGTGTTCTTCAGCCCATGGCGACAAGGCGTTCGGGTCAACTACAGGAACACCTCTGCGGTGATCAATGGCAGTGAAATCACCAATACCGCCGGAACCATCATGTTCGCCAACGCCATTTGGGATCGCAACGCTCGAAGTGGTGCTCCAATCGGAGGAGGGAACTGGGTCATCGAGGCTCCATGTGGGCAAGACAACTCCGGTGCTTATCTCCGGCCGATTTCGCAATATGCCCCAGGCTCCGGCGATGGCAGTTTGCACCACTATCCTGATGGATGGGCTGATCCAACTCCGACGCTCAATAGCAATTCTTGGCTCGTCTATGGTGGCATGTGGCCATTCCATAACCAAGTCAAGTCGTCGTACAACCAACCTGGATTGATGGATGGCGTCTGCGTCATCTCATTTGCTGATGGTCACGTGAAGCCGATGCAAGTCAAGCAAACCGTTGCGGGTTGCCGGCCATATGGTTCGCTGGGCGGCAAGGTTTTTGACGCGAGCGTTTATCTATGGGACCTCGACTAA
- the nuoI gene encoding NADH-quinone oxidoreductase subunit NuoI, protein MSFDVFRDVAKPILSGFGITARRLKNPKVTISYPDERREQYQRTRWRHYLVRYDSGLEKCIGCSLCAGACPARCIYVEAAENTDTERYSPGERYAVRYEINMIRCIFCGYCQEACPTGAIVLRQNFELADYKREDFIYTKERLLEKYPGEADECYKRVPTIR, encoded by the coding sequence ATGAGCTTTGATGTTTTTCGAGATGTAGCTAAACCGATCCTTTCCGGATTTGGGATTACCGCCCGCCGGCTCAAGAACCCGAAGGTGACGATCAGTTACCCTGACGAACGTCGGGAACAGTATCAAAGAACTCGATGGCGACACTACCTCGTGCGCTACGATTCTGGATTGGAAAAGTGCATAGGTTGCTCGCTCTGTGCGGGAGCTTGCCCAGCGCGCTGCATCTACGTGGAAGCCGCCGAGAACACTGACACCGAGCGCTACTCGCCAGGTGAGCGGTACGCCGTGCGGTATGAGATCAACATGATTCGGTGTATCTTCTGCGGCTATTGCCAAGAAGCGTGTCCGACTGGTGCGATCGTCTTGCGGCAGAATTTCGAGCTCGCAGATTACAAGCGCGAAGACTTCATCTATACAAAAGAGCGTCTGCTGGAGAAATATCCGGGCGAAGCGGACGAGTGCTACAAGCGCGTTCCGACTATTCGGTAA
- a CDS encoding ABC transporter permease, translated as MKRAIILAAGLLLILVLTLLAFGLPIGPSLQMLAKGAFDGEVGWGRTLARTTPLIFTGLGMVVAWRAGMYNIGGEGQYIFGGIFGATVAAVGQSLPPALLMILILISTVVGGALYSSLAIWLYISRGVQIVISTILLNFIAIQLLSFLVRGPLKAPGKFQLSQTLRLDDAVMLTRFSNKSDLHVGFFLSILAGLALWLYLFRSEGGLQIRIVGENARAAKAAGMNVAKIQWRAMAISGGLCGLAGGVEYLGISGAIDAGFAQQWGFYGIPVALLAGIHPAGVFGSGLYFGALFSGTQYMSRFGSGDQTLIFVIQGVAVLGHVLLNYYAKRKEVERV; from the coding sequence ATGAAGCGCGCGATCATTCTGGCTGCTGGACTGCTACTGATTTTGGTGCTGACGCTGCTTGCGTTTGGCTTGCCGATTGGCCCATCGCTTCAAATGTTGGCGAAAGGAGCATTTGACGGGGAAGTTGGATGGGGCCGGACACTCGCACGAACGACTCCATTGATCTTCACAGGACTCGGCATGGTAGTGGCATGGCGCGCCGGAATGTACAACATTGGCGGCGAAGGTCAGTACATTTTTGGTGGGATCTTTGGTGCGACCGTCGCAGCGGTAGGACAATCCTTGCCTCCGGCGTTGCTCATGATATTGATCCTGATTTCGACCGTCGTGGGAGGTGCACTTTACTCAAGCCTGGCAATTTGGCTCTACATCTCCCGCGGCGTCCAGATCGTGATCTCCACGATTCTGCTCAATTTCATCGCGATCCAACTGCTCAGTTTCCTCGTGCGTGGCCCGCTGAAGGCGCCGGGCAAATTCCAACTCTCGCAAACGCTACGGCTTGATGACGCTGTCATGCTCACGCGCTTCAGCAACAAGAGTGATCTTCACGTCGGGTTCTTCCTCTCGATCCTCGCTGGACTCGCGTTGTGGCTCTATTTGTTTCGCAGTGAGGGTGGGCTCCAGATTCGAATCGTGGGAGAAAACGCTCGTGCAGCGAAGGCGGCTGGGATGAATGTCGCCAAGATTCAATGGCGCGCGATGGCGATCTCTGGCGGATTGTGCGGACTGGCGGGCGGAGTCGAATATCTGGGAATCTCTGGTGCGATAGACGCCGGGTTTGCCCAACAATGGGGATTCTACGGTATCCCAGTTGCGCTGTTAGCGGGCATCCACCCGGCTGGAGTTTTTGGCTCTGGTTTGTATTTCGGCGCGCTGTTTTCCGGCACACAGTACATGTCTCGTTTTGGATCAGGCGATCAGACGTTGATCTTTGTGATTCAGGGAGTGGCAGTACTCGGGCACGTTCTCCTAAATTACTACGCAAAGCGCAAGGAAGTGGAGCGTGTTTGA
- a CDS encoding NADH-quinone oxidoreductase subunit B: MPKKIETVVLHDSSTPKLGDIEKGGNIVLTTVEQLISQARANSLWPLTFGLACCAIEMMSTAASRFDISRFGSEAFRATPRQADVMIIAGRLSKKMAPVLRQIYDQMPEPKWVISMGACASSGGVYNNYAIVQGADQVVPVDVYVPGCPPSPDALIYAVMKLQEKIKRSKNPQKFSDLKLIEISPRTLENA, encoded by the coding sequence ATGCCAAAGAAGATCGAAACCGTTGTTTTGCACGACAGTTCGACCCCAAAACTCGGTGATATCGAGAAGGGCGGAAACATCGTGTTGACCACAGTCGAACAGCTGATCAGTCAGGCACGCGCCAATTCGCTTTGGCCGCTCACTTTTGGTCTTGCCTGTTGCGCGATCGAAATGATGTCAACGGCCGCCAGCCGGTTCGATATTTCGCGATTTGGCTCTGAAGCCTTCCGCGCAACGCCTCGACAAGCAGACGTGATGATCATCGCTGGCCGATTGAGCAAGAAAATGGCTCCGGTCTTGCGCCAGATCTATGACCAGATGCCTGAGCCTAAGTGGGTGATCAGCATGGGTGCCTGTGCCAGCAGCGGCGGCGTCTACAACAATTACGCAATCGTCCAAGGAGCAGATCAAGTCGTCCCAGTCGACGTGTATGTCCCGGGTTGCCCGCCATCTCCTGATGCATTGATCTATGCGGTGATGAAGCTGCAAGAGAAGATCAAGCGCAGCAAGAATCCTCAGAAGTTTTCCGATCTCAAGCTGATCGAGATCAGTCCTCGAACCTTGGAGAACGCCTAA
- a CDS encoding ATP-binding cassette domain-containing protein, giving the protein MVAEKITKSFGPTMALETVSVEFKSGEIHAVIGENGAGKSTLMNVLGGFVIPDSGTLEIDGKPCPVGDVKAMRAMGIEMVHQHFMLVPGFSVGENLVLSSLFHNRSHFQPQEVLQRARAKAAELGWEFEMDAITESLPVGTQQRLEILKALIADAQMIILDEPTAVLSEDEVTDLFSVLRSLKEDGKAVVLIAHKLREVLSIADRVTILRNGRLQGSHTIDDCDEQMLAKEMLGEDAESTTRTYEKETGECLVRLVDVNLRGDRGNLALAGLSLQLQAGEVLGIGGVDGNGQHELAELVCGLRSPESGSADVHGKVAYIPQDRRAEGLSLHQSVQENLMILDMLPDRIKKFQLLNPSEIRAWAQEQVEKFNIKAESVTKPVSGLSGGNQQKVVVSRAITKNAPILVAMNPTRGVDFNSSAMIRDLLRQVASDGVGVLLISSDQDELNEVADRILYLSRGKLYESRVGAAL; this is encoded by the coding sequence ATGGTTGCCGAGAAAATCACCAAGTCCTTTGGTCCGACAATGGCCTTGGAAACGGTGAGCGTTGAGTTCAAAAGCGGCGAGATACATGCTGTGATCGGCGAAAACGGAGCTGGGAAGTCCACCCTTATGAACGTTCTCGGCGGGTTCGTCATTCCGGACAGCGGGACACTAGAGATTGATGGAAAGCCCTGTCCCGTCGGTGACGTGAAAGCCATGCGAGCGATGGGGATCGAGATGGTCCACCAACACTTTATGCTTGTCCCGGGGTTCAGCGTCGGAGAGAATTTGGTGCTTTCTTCGCTGTTTCACAACCGATCTCATTTCCAACCCCAAGAGGTGTTGCAACGCGCTCGCGCGAAGGCGGCTGAACTTGGATGGGAATTCGAGATGGATGCGATTACCGAATCGCTCCCGGTCGGAACGCAACAACGATTGGAGATTCTGAAAGCGCTCATCGCAGACGCCCAGATGATCATCCTTGATGAACCAACGGCAGTGCTTTCGGAAGACGAAGTCACGGATCTGTTCTCCGTCCTTCGCTCCTTAAAGGAGGACGGAAAAGCAGTCGTCCTGATCGCCCATAAACTTCGAGAGGTGCTTTCGATCGCCGACCGGGTGACGATTCTGCGCAATGGAAGACTCCAAGGAAGCCATACGATTGACGACTGCGACGAACAGATGCTCGCCAAGGAAATGCTGGGCGAAGATGCAGAATCCACAACTCGGACCTATGAGAAGGAAACAGGCGAATGCCTCGTCCGACTTGTTGATGTGAACTTGCGAGGTGATCGAGGAAACCTTGCCCTCGCAGGGCTATCCCTACAACTCCAAGCTGGCGAGGTGCTCGGAATCGGTGGAGTTGATGGCAACGGTCAACATGAACTCGCAGAGCTTGTTTGTGGACTACGCTCGCCGGAATCAGGCTCTGCGGACGTTCATGGCAAAGTCGCCTATATCCCCCAAGATCGGCGCGCGGAGGGTCTTAGCCTACATCAATCTGTGCAGGAAAACTTAATGATCTTGGACATGTTGCCAGATCGAATCAAGAAGTTTCAGCTGTTGAATCCATCAGAGATTCGAGCTTGGGCACAGGAACAGGTCGAAAAGTTTAATATAAAGGCTGAATCCGTTACAAAACCGGTCTCGGGATTGAGCGGTGGCAATCAGCAGAAAGTTGTGGTGAGCCGTGCGATCACCAAGAATGCTCCAATTCTCGTCGCCATGAATCCAACGCGTGGTGTGGATTTCAACTCAAGCGCGATGATCCGGGACCTGCTACGCCAAGTTGCTAGTGACGGCGTTGGAGTACTGCTCATCAGCAGCGATCAGGACGAACTCAACGAAGTTGCTGATCGAATATTGTATCTATCTCGCGGAAAGCTGTACGAATCAAGGGTTGGCGCGGCTCTATGA
- a CDS encoding ABC transporter permease — MFEILRYGAPVALAACGETLGQRAGVLNIGLEGTMLSSAYAGAIVAIRTQNPWLGLVAGVIVGVVFALLNALFVVKLASDQVVVGTAINLFSLGLTGTLYRAEFGKSGTLLKVPMIPALAPGIDFVTVAMILAVPALTFILFKTKWGLLLRSAGEYPPATVSSGFDVIKIRTQAMLVAGAMAGLAGAYLSVGVSGSFAEGFTNGKGFIAIALVTFGRFRPIWVFAASMLVGAAELVQFWLQAKFGTANVPAEFFIALPYVVALLVLVILGKGTRSPGALGIPFRRNS, encoded by the coding sequence GTGTTTGAGATTCTGCGCTACGGCGCACCGGTTGCCCTTGCGGCATGTGGCGAGACGCTGGGCCAGCGAGCGGGCGTGCTGAACATCGGCCTTGAAGGGACCATGCTATCGAGCGCTTATGCAGGCGCAATCGTCGCAATTCGAACCCAAAATCCGTGGCTCGGGCTGGTCGCAGGAGTAATTGTGGGAGTGGTTTTCGCGCTGCTCAACGCACTGTTTGTCGTCAAACTCGCATCTGATCAAGTGGTGGTCGGCACAGCGATCAACCTCTTTTCTTTGGGACTCACAGGAACGCTCTATCGAGCTGAATTTGGTAAAAGCGGCACGCTGCTTAAAGTGCCGATGATCCCGGCATTGGCTCCTGGAATCGACTTTGTGACGGTCGCCATGATACTGGCGGTCCCGGCACTGACCTTTATTTTGTTCAAGACAAAATGGGGATTGCTCCTTCGATCCGCGGGCGAATATCCCCCCGCAACGGTCAGCAGTGGATTTGATGTGATCAAGATCCGCACGCAGGCGATGCTGGTGGCGGGTGCAATGGCTGGTCTAGCAGGCGCGTATCTATCTGTGGGAGTATCGGGCAGCTTTGCAGAGGGATTCACAAACGGAAAAGGGTTCATTGCGATCGCGTTGGTCACATTTGGTCGCTTCCGGCCGATCTGGGTTTTTGCCGCTTCGATGCTCGTCGGTGCCGCCGAACTTGTACAGTTTTGGCTCCAGGCCAAGTTCGGAACCGCGAACGTCCCAGCGGAATTCTTCATCGCACTGCCGTATGTCGTGGCTCTGCTTGTGTTGGTCATTTTGGGCAAAGGAACGCGGAGTCCAGGCGCGCTCGGAATACCGTTT
- a CDS encoding DinB family protein: MSLAVKEHLRQTIEQMAAYFEKDILAIPDERYAVSIGGVTRTPADIVYEVAVVNNRLATRLSGGDPGPPPQDGFITAPEDQQSKSAGIDSFKLSIKNLLDACDGLTEADMDQVYHLPMGDMKPKDLLGLASVHVSYHLGQLNFIQAFYGDNEVHW; the protein is encoded by the coding sequence ATGTCACTCGCGGTCAAAGAGCACTTGCGGCAGACCATCGAACAGATGGCGGCATACTTTGAGAAGGACATTCTCGCCATTCCGGACGAACGATACGCGGTTAGTATCGGCGGCGTCACGCGAACCCCAGCTGACATCGTTTACGAAGTCGCGGTCGTGAACAATCGGCTCGCGACACGACTTTCCGGCGGTGACCCAGGTCCTCCGCCCCAAGATGGGTTTATCACTGCCCCAGAGGATCAACAATCAAAATCGGCGGGCATTGATAGCTTCAAATTGAGCATCAAGAATCTTCTGGACGCGTGTGATGGATTGACCGAAGCGGACATGGACCAGGTCTATCATCTTCCGATGGGAGATATGAAGCCGAAGGACCTCTTGGGACTAGCTTCCGTACACGTTAGTTATCACCTGGGCCAGCTGAACTTCATTCAAGCGTTCTACGGCGATAATGAAGTTCACTGGTAG